The stretch of DNA GGCCGGCCTGGGCGCGCTGCTGACGCGCACGGCGGACGGCTATCGCGTCGATCACATCTACGCCAGCGAACCGGAACTGCCAACGCAACGCGGCCCGCTGGCGCAAGCCGGTGTCGATGTGAAGGAGGGCGACATCATCACCGCCGTCAACGGCAAGCCGGTGCTGGAAGCGCGCGACATCGCCGACCTGCTGCTCAACCAGGCCGACAAGCAGGTGCTGCTGCAGGTGAAGCGCAAGAACGACACGCGCCAGGTGATCGTGCTGCCGGTGAACATGACCAAGCAGTTCGCGCTGCGCTACAGCGACTGGGAACAATCGCGCGCGCGCCAGGTCGATGTTGCGTCCAAGGGCCGCATCGGCTATCTGCATCTGCGCGCCATGGGCGCCAACGACATCGCCGCTTTCGCGCGCGACTTCTACGCCAACGTCAACCGCGAAGGCCTGATCATCGACGTCCGCCGCAACAACGGCGGCAATATCGATAGCTGGATCATCGAAAAACTGCTGCGCAAGGCGTGGGCCTTCTGGGCGCCGCCGGGCGTGGCGCCTTCGCCGAACATGCAGAACACCTTCCGCGGCCACCTGGTGGTGTTGGTCGATGAATACACCTACTCAGACGGCGAGACCTTCGCCGCCGGCATCAAGGCGCTGGGACTGGGGCCGCTGGTCGGCAAGCGCACCGCCGGCGCCGGCGTCTGGCTGAGCGATAACAATCGCCTGAGCGACAACGGCATGGCGCGCGTGGCCGAGATGGGGCAATTCAATTCGCAGGACGGCCAGTGGCTGATCGAAGGTGTGGGCGTGACGCCGGACGTGGTGGTGGACAATCCGCCGCACGCCACCTATCAGGGCCAGGACCGCCAGCTGGAGGTGGCGCTGCAACTGCTGGATAAAAAACTGAAGGAGCAGCCGGTCAAGCCCTACAACCCGCAGGTGATACCGGGGAGGACTGTCCAGAAGTGAACAGTGGCGTGACCGGTGTGCCGGCGATAGCGTCCATTTCCGCACACCGCGCCCGCCGCCAGCGCATTAATTCATGTGGCATGGAGTTTGCAATCTGAACCCGCAAACTCACAATAAACGGGACACACATGGACTTTCGCATCGGCTGGCGCACGCTGATCCAGCAACCGGCTTACACCCTGACGGTCATCCTTAGCCTCAGCATCGGCCTGTCGGCAAGCCTGCTGCTGCTGGGCTTTGTGCGCTACTCGCTGGAGTACGACACGCATGTGCCGCAGGTCGATCAGGTCTATGTCGTCAAGCACCACTTCAATGTCGAACCGGCGTCGCCGCTGTTTGATATTGCGCCGATGTTCCTGCGCGAGGTGGCGCTGAAGACGCGCGGCGTGGCCGACGTCACCAGCTATATTCCGGCACGGCCCGAGATCACGCCGTTGACCATACGCGCTGGCCGCAACCTGATGACGGTGCGCGGCCTGATCGTGCTGCCGGGCTTCCCATCGCTGCTGGGCATGCGTGCATTGCAAGGCGACCTGGCGTCGGCGCTGGAGCGGCCGGATCGCTTCATCATCACCGACGTTGCCGCGCTGCGCCTGTTCGGCACCCGCGCTGTGCTTGGACGCACCATCACATCGGAAGGGCACGTGTTGCAAGTTGGCGCCGTAGTGCAAGCGCCGCCGGCCAACACCACGATCCCGTTTGAACTGCTGTTTGGCGTGAACGGCGCCGTCGTTGAGCCGGACATCCGCCACGAGATGCTGACCGGCGAACATGGCTGGATGACCAAAATGCTGCTGCGCTTGACGCCGGGCGCCTCTCTGCCGGCGATCCTGCAACGCCTGCAGCAGGCGGTCGACACCGCGCCGAGTCTTAACCAGTTCCCGCCCGAGGTGCGCGAACGTCTCGGCCAGCGCAAGGCGGTCGAGCTTTCCCTCTCGCCGCTGCGCGACGCCTATTTCGACCACAAGGTGGAGAACAGCTTTATCGCCTTGCCGGGCGACCGCGCCAGTCCGGGCCTGGTGTTTGGACTGGCGCTGCTGGCGGTGCTGATCCTGCTGCTGGCCGCCATCAACTACGTCAACCTGACCACCGTGCGCGTGCTGCGGCGCCAGCGCGAAATGGCGATGCGCAAAGTGCTGGGCGCTGGCGTGCCGCAGATCATGCTGCAATTCCTGCTGGAGTCGGTGCTGGTGGCGCTGGCGGCCACCGCGCTTGGCCTGCTGCTGGCGTGGCTGGCGCTGCCGGTCTTTTCGCAGCTGGTCAATCGCCAGCTGGATGCCATGTTTGTGCCATCGAATATCGTCGCGGCGTTTGGCATTGGCGCGCTGCTGGGGGTTGTCACGGCGGCCTACCCGGCGTGGATCGCGCTGCGTGTGCATCCCACGCAGGTGCTGGCCGGGCGGCCGGAGACCGAGTCGCGCAGCAGCCTGCAATGGCGGCGCGCGCTCACGGTGCTGCAAATCGGCGCTGCGATGGGATTGGCCAGCGTGACCATCGCCGTGGCATGGCAGACCGACTACGCCAACAGCGCCGCGCCGGGATTCGATCCCACGCCGATCGTGGTGGTCGACATGCCTGGGCACGTGCGGGCCACCGACAAGGCCAGGCAATTCTTCTCCGCCTTGCAGTCGCAGCCCGGCGTCGCCGGTGTGGCGATTTCCGAAGACCCGGTCGGACGACTGGATTGGTCGTGGACGCGCATGCTCAAGCGACCCGGAGGCCAGAGCGCATCGATGGAAATGAAAGCCGTCAGCGCCAATTTCTTTGAACTGTATGGCATTGCACCAGCTGCAGGGCGCTTGTTTCAGACCGGCGTAGATAAGGAAAACGATGCCGGCAGCATGGTGCTGAACGCGGTCGCCGCGCGCGCCTTGGGTTTCGCCAGCGCCGAACAGGCAGTCGGGCAGATCGTCTCCTTCACGGGATTCGACAACGTGGTGGTGTCGGCACGCGTGGTCGGCATCGCACCGGAACTTCGATTCC from Duganella dendranthematis encodes:
- a CDS encoding FtsX-like permease family protein, whose product is MDFRIGWRTLIQQPAYTLTVILSLSIGLSASLLLLGFVRYSLEYDTHVPQVDQVYVVKHHFNVEPASPLFDIAPMFLREVALKTRGVADVTSYIPARPEITPLTIRAGRNLMTVRGLIVLPGFPSLLGMRALQGDLASALERPDRFIITDVAALRLFGTRAVLGRTITSEGHVLQVGAVVQAPPANTTIPFELLFGVNGAVVEPDIRHEMLTGEHGWMTKMLLRLTPGASLPAILQRLQQAVDTAPSLNQFPPEVRERLGQRKAVELSLSPLRDAYFDHKVENSFIALPGDRASPGLVFGLALLAVLILLLAAINYVNLTTVRVLRRQREMAMRKVLGAGVPQIMLQFLLESVLVALAATALGLLLAWLALPVFSQLVNRQLDAMFVPSNIVAAFGIGALLGVVTAAYPAWIALRVHPTQVLAGRPETESRSSLQWRRALTVLQIGAAMGLASVTIAVAWQTDYANSAAPGFDPTPIVVVDMPGHVRATDKARQFFSALQSQPGVAGVAISEDPVGRLDWSWTRMLKRPGGQSASMEMKAVSANFFELYGIAPAAGRLFQTGVDKENDAGSMVLNAVAARALGFASAEQAVGQIVSFTGFDNVVVSARVVGIAPELRFHSLRDQPRAIAYALGTAGMVLSARATGAPSDVERAARALWPGYFPDAIPKIYRAGEVLKQHYADDVRMARLLAVATGIALAIAAFGTYALSANTVQRRAREITLRKLHGAQRTDVGLLMLREIGTLILAAGVIGLPIAAVAIQRYLSGYVERAPVGYWTLLFALALTLVIALSAISRHAWLAMRLSPAEALRS